Genomic DNA from Aphanothece sacrum FPU1:
TTGTTGAAAAAGAAAGTGATCCCATTATTAAATATGAGTTATTTCTACGATTAAATAGGGGAGGATCACCCGCTACTCCTCAAGAAATGAGAAATTGTATTCTTGTGATGTTGAATAAAGATTTATATGAATTAATGCGTTCACTTGCTAATTATGAATCATTTAGAAATTGTATTGCTTTGAGTGATAGGCTTTATGAAGAAAAGTATGATATGGAATTAGTATTACGCTTTATTCTTCTATTTGATAAAGATCAGAAAAATATTGAAAAATTAGGAGGCGATGTTAATGAGTTTCTAACAGACAAAGTACGCGAAATCGCTACTAATAAAGAGTTAGACTATAGACACATAGAAACAGCATTCAAGAGAACATTTGATATACTTAATGAAACAACGGGAGATAATAGCTTCAAAAGATATAAATCTGAACAGGATAGATTTCTTGGTAAATTTATATTATCTGCATTTGAAGTAGTCGCATTAGGAATAGGATATAATTATAAAAATCTGCCAACAACTAATCTAATATCTGATAAAATAAAGAGTATTTGGTCAAATCAAACTTATCAAAAGTGGTCTGGTGCAGGTGTGAATACTGTAAGACGTTTACCCTATCTTATTCCCCTTGGTAGAGGGGTATTTTCTGCCTCATGAAACGCCAGACTGCTGAACAACTAAGTGATAGACTTTCAGACGATCTTATTTGGAGAAAGAAGGAACTTTCAGAACTTAAATCTTTGGTAGAAAACAAAGGTTTTTCACCTCAAAAACATAACTTATTAACTCGCAGTGGAATCTGTATTTTATATTCCCATTGGGAAGGTTTTGTTAAATTAGCTGCTAACTCTTATCTAGAATATGTTAGGCTTAAAAAGCTTCGTTATGAACAACTTTCTAGTAACTTTTTATCGTTGGCAATGAAAGATAAGCTAAAGGAAGCAAAAGAGACAAATAAAGCATCATTATATATACCTGTTTGTGATTTTTTTCTAGTTGAGTTACATAATAAATCTTCCCTACCTAAAGAAGCGATTTCTACGGCTTCAAATCTTTCTTCTGAAGTTTTCAAAGAAATCACTTATATTTTAGGATTAGATTTTTCTCTTTATTCTACTAAGTCAAAATTAATAGATGAGAAACTTTTAAAAAACAGAAATGAAATTGCACACGGTAACTATTTGATGATTGACACAGAAGAATATATAGAGTTACATACAGAAGTTATAGGAATGCTTGATACATTTAAGACTCAAATAGAAAATGCTGTTCTTAATGAGGATTTTAAACGAAATTTATCTTAATTTTAAATAGTGCTATTATTCCATTTTGTTAATCTTGAAATAATTCTTGTCTATAATTAAATCAGCGTAAATAATCAGGGTTTAGTACATTTTCAAGGGTAAAAGGACAAATTTTAGGAAAGATATTAAGGTTTAACTCTGTTTCTGCAGCAGCTTCTTTTCTAGCATACTCATAACAATAATTAAACCTTATTGTTAAATAAGTCCGTAAACTCGGACTATCTTCTAATTGTCTTTCCAGTCTTCGTCTATGTTTAATAATAGAATATTGCCAACTGTTCGTTTTTTTTCCGGTTGGTACTGCCACTTAAGAAGATGAAGCAAAATAATAATTAAATTGCTTTCTAAAGCGTGTTTTTCTTTTCTTCCCATAGCGGACAATTCTTCAATCAGATTATCATAATCAAGTCTTGATAACTGACGTTTTTGTAAATTATTAATAGTTGTTTCTAACCAAAGAAGAAAATCTTGATCGTAAAGTTTACAATCAAATTGATATATTTCAGTTGTCATTATTTACCCCATAATAAAACTGATGATTGTTTTACAATTTTATCCTGAAATCATAAAGGTACTCCAAAATAATAAAAATAGACCAGCACTTAGTCCCAACGGTGTGACTAAAAATTCCACAAATTCTAATAATACTAACAAACATCTTAAGACACCTAGTGATAAGTCCATGGAACTGCCCCCATCAAGTTGAGTAAAATTGAGTAGATGAACTCTAGTTTTGGCGGGTAGTAACCCGTTTCTAGAATAATGACCCTTACTTCTCACGAATTTATTATTCCTAAGCTTTAAAAGTGACCTCTTTATATAAGATACAAATTGTAATGTTTTTTTGCAACTAGGGAACTTTTTGAAATTATTAGAGTCGATGATCCGTTTAACTCTTACTACAAATCTAAAGGATCACATTCAAGATAATTTAGAATAAATGCCTAAATTTTCAAACTCAATCAGGTTTATTGAGCTACATTTTCTAAAATAGTCATGGGACCTAATCTTTTTAATTGTTGCAATTGTTCTTGATTACGTACCAATAAAGGCCCCAGCAAACCCTAAAGAATTAA
This window encodes:
- a CDS encoding DUF262 domain-containing protein; translation: MPLQEEIDKTRKEIRTDSYSMSIGEWISLYENNEVNIYPEFQRYFRWSDHQKSAFIESILLGIPIPPIFVSQRDDGVWDVVDGVQRLSTIYEFVGILKKDEQEEDKEQEKDDVPVSLQKTTYLASLEGKKWDDPNDPENSLTQTQRLLIKRSKITVNIVEKESDPIIKYELFLRLNRGGSPATPQEMRNCILVMLNKDLYELMRSLANYESFRNCIALSDRLYEEKYDMELVLRFILLFDKDQKNIEKLGGDVNEFLTDKVREIATNKELDYRHIETAFKRTFDILNETTGDNSFKRYKSEQDRFLGKFILSAFEVVALGIGYNYKNLPTTNLISDKIKSIWSNQTYQKWSGAGVNTVRRLPYLIPLGRGVFSAS
- a CDS encoding MAE_28990/MAE_18760 family HEPN-like nuclease — translated: MKRQTAEQLSDRLSDDLIWRKKELSELKSLVENKGFSPQKHNLLTRSGICILYSHWEGFVKLAANSYLEYVRLKKLRYEQLSSNFLSLAMKDKLKEAKETNKASLYIPVCDFFLVELHNKSSLPKEAISTASNLSSEVFKEITYILGLDFSLYSTKSKLIDEKLLKNRNEIAHGNYLMIDTEEYIELHTEVIGMLDTFKTQIENAVLNEDFKRNLS